From the genome of Primulina eburnea isolate SZY01 chromosome 12, ASM2296580v1, whole genome shotgun sequence, one region includes:
- the LOC140807541 gene encoding LOB domain-containing protein 21-like — MKSHEPRSSSSCAACKYLKRRCSPNCQFAPYFRSDEPKKFAKVHKVFGASNVSKILNEVPEDQREDTVNSLAYEAEVRLRDPIYGCIGAIVSLQRKMAELQHDLIVARARLACYYVEQQSSSFLDDEHASLPPCFDFPESNFGIMETFNHSSMPVVDQFSPFQFP, encoded by the coding sequence ATGAAGAGTCATGAACCTCGTTCAAGCTCTTCTTGTGCAGCCTGCAAATACTTGAAGAGAAGATGTAGCCCTAATTGTCAATTCGCCCCATATTTTCGCTCCGACGAGCCTAAGAAGTTCGCCAAGGTACACAAAGTTTTCGGGGCGAGCAACGTTAGCAAGATCCTCAATGAAGTGCCGGAGGATCAGCGAGAGGACACGGTGAATTCTCTTGCCTACGAGGCGGAGGTGAGATTGAGAGACCCCATATACGGTTGCATTGGGGCCATAGTCTCGTTGCAACGAAAGATGGCTGAGCTGCAACATGATCTGATCGTGGCTCGAGCTCGACTCGCTTGCTActatgttgaacaacaaagTAGTTCATTTTTAGATGACGAGCATGCTAGTTTGCCTCCATGTTTCGATTTCCCCGAGTCGAATTTCGGCATCATGGAGACCTTCAACCATAGTTCTATGCCCGTCGTCGATCAATTTAGCCCATTTCAATTCCCTTAA